AATCTGTTTGAAtccaaaaaagatttgaaataaaaaggctTGAATGGCTTGAATGTGTATCGGATGGCCTACAATTTCCCAGTATAGGGTTTTCTCGACTGATATTCAATCGCCCGTCGCATATTTTGGAAGACCCAGAAATGTTTCGACGTTTGATATTTAACGGGAGCGCAACTGTAGGATTTTAAGAATAGTGACGCAGGTGAATAGAGAGAAAACTCCTGGCAACATATCCATCAGCCAAATGATTTGGCTAGCGGGGTGGAGGAGGGCATAAACCAAAGTCATTTCGCTAAGTGCTCGTCTCATCTTTGAGCACAATACTTTGGCCCATCAAATCTTCTCGTCGTATTACACACAAGATCAATAATCAAGCCAACTAGGCTATTTCTCCAGCTGTTCAAGTTCAAGTCAAAGTTATACGTCTCCCTGGattcaggaagaaaaaagtataACAACTACTTTGAACGCCTCCGCCTCATCCGCTTTGACACAATCAAAACAGCCGACACTTTTTCTACACTCTCGAGtaactatttctttttaaaataaaacataaccAAATTTAGTgagctcattaaaaaaaaataatcatccggaggaaaaaaatataacgacCACTTTTCAccggaagaaaacgaaaaaaggttcgtcaaaaaatttgtttttttcgccgAGTTCTTGAACTCTGGAACGACCAGCTCTCAAGGCGGTTACCACGGCGATGCTCGAGATTGTCCTGCCCTCCCCCGATCCTTATGTATTTAGTCCGAACACCCGTGAGTGGCACGTACGGCACATGACTTTGGCGACACGTTTCAAGAGGCCTGTTACCCAGAGATACAAAGTGTCCGCATTCACAGACGGAcgtccatttttatttctttttctttcgaccaAACGAGTTGGTACCCATCGAGCATATaggggagaaataaaaataaaaataaggatcgatcctttgtgtgtgtgtatatgcaGAGAGACTCTCTGTTATAGCTAATAAAAATCCAGCGTGAAGTGTgtaaacacaaacaaaacaaaacaaaacaaaaagaattgaaaaaaaggctgTTTTTATCAGGTTCTCAGAGCCGGAATAATCCGCACGCGGATCTATTTTCCTCCACCcccttttgatattttttttctttcccaattCTTCCTTGGcttcccacacacacacagagaaatacacacacacaaacttaTATATAACCccttgtgtttttgtttgccacTCACAACCATCCCGACCAGTCGTATATTTAATACGATGGCGGGCCGGAATGATGACTTATACTTCTAGCAGGATCTCCTTTTTATGTCTCTATTGACTAGTGGGGGGGAAGCATAGAGACCCTGTCATCGCCACCTTTACAGAGTGACgatgaactgctgctgctgtgatcgTTCGcccgtaaaagaaaaaatcctgcgggaagagagaagatgaaaaattcaacCGGAATCGGCCGACTCCCATCTACTACGTATGTAACGTATTACATACCAGCGGGGCGGggcaattcaaatgatttgatatttaGGATAAGCCGCTTATTATTAGTAAAAAATGTACTGCACCCTATTTCCCACTTAAGGATCTCGGGCAAAACGGCGAATAAGAGCAAGGATTTTCGTTCTAGTCTACAAATAGACGACAGGATCGAATCGGCTGGATTTTACCCCTCAAAAGTGTTTGCAAAGCGGATGTGCATACACACACGACTACGGAGGAGCAAAAAGGATCTTTTTTCTACAGATAGCGCTAgattatagagagagagaacgatcTGTATGCCACACTGCTGGTAGGGGGGGCTAACTTGATTTACTCGGCAGCACACACGGCTCGATgccaacaaacacacacgacgCTTATCGGATCATTTCGATgcctttggctttttttctctcgcatCGAGTCCTacgattttttcaattccttccttaatgttgtttctctctccaaatattttttcgggaCTTGCAAACAAACTTGGCGAAATCTGTTTCGATAAAAGTGGAGTATCTTTATATGCTGAGCGACGCCAAACAGATGggcagacaacaacaacaacaacaactgaacAAGAGGCGCCGTGGATCGGTTGCACACACTCCCGCCAGCTTAGAAAAtggcaaaacaacaaaagagctacacaacaacaatgtgtgtatgtgtgacTCGAGTAGTATATCGACTAGTGCCGTGACGCCCGGCTATTATTACCGGCCGGCAcacaaatacaaaagaaagatGGAAGAAATTCTTTAGCCTCCCCAGAAGACATTGActctttcgtttctctttctacGCTTGTTGAAATCATTGTCCATCCATTGCCCATGTTACACATGAAATCCAAATAGGGGAGACTGAGCCGGAGGACACACTTTTGTGTGCCAAGTCTCGTGTCTCTTTTTCCCAATCGGTCCGACACGCCAGTGTGCAGCTGGATTTCTTCTACGGTCCTCCTCACTCACTATCTCCTATTTACAGTTTGCTAACCCTTTAACACATTCTCTCTCtacctccttcttctcctattTCTTGGCTCCTTTCGACTCGGGAGGACTAGGCGGTTAGCTCCTACCGTGATGTAATAGCCATCCCCCTTCTATGTTTAGTGGCTTATCACTCACAAACTGTAGACGTCGGGCCGATTCTACATGCATAGAGTCTTGCTCCATTCTGCCACATGTCGACGATTGTTGGCCGCCCCTATTTAGTGTCTTAACACGGATGACATAAGGAGAGAGTTGCCATACGTACAGTACCACCAGTCGAAATCTCTCCTTCCAGGCAGACCTTCCAGGCAGACGATCCTACCGGCAGCCGGAAGAATGTGgcgacatttttctgtttggttcCTTTAAgaataaacaagaaagaaaatagaaaagtcaaattggattttcccccttttttggttaaataagaagaaatgataTTATACGAGGGAAGTATTTTATTACCTTTTGTTATTGAATTGCGAAGttgacttgttttgttttagccCGGAGTGCCTCCTCCTCGGCGAGTGCGTGTAAGCACAATTTCCGGCCGTAGTGTATGTGCTGCAATCCGGGGGATTCTTCTTTATTGGATTTCGACctagaggagagagagaaactcgGTCGAACAAATTACAAGTACAAGAAATtctcaacaaaaataaaataaaataaacaaaacaataagacGACACGAAGCGAAAAACgataaaataaacataaactttaatccaattaaaaaacccaagaagtttgttttcttttcttcgtgtGTTTCTGCCAAGTccgaattgaattaaaattaaaaaaaaaacctaaaagagaaaaaaaaatcaaattcgaaatagaaaactgaataataataaaaatatgaacttTTTCCCACCAAAGTTGTTAGTGTacatgttttccttttattttgtatttgacGTTATTATCCGACAGAGATGTTGTTGGAAACATTATTTTCTCGCATCATTTCATATGTACACATTGCACATCTCACACAAATGTTTAACTTGGGAGAAAGATGGGGGAGGAGAAGGGAGACATTGTGTCACAAGAAAATCGCATCCAGGGGAGAGTTCCAGCACcacccaaaaataataaatcaaactCACAACTGCATAAATGTAATCGGATTAAACCGAGCCCCCGGCAACTGGTTATTGGGTACGTATAGAGAGAGaccagtatatatataagtaAATCGTTAAATCGTTTGGATAACccaatgaaattaaaaagaaagccCAGCGGGAACACAAAGAGAGAAATTTGGGGGGCGGTTGTTGCATTACAAGTTTACTGGGCCCTGCGTGTCAATAAATCCCAGGGAGCCCGGCTGTCATCACACAACAAGAAAGGACGAGAAACATTTACGCACTTTCGACTGATGAAAATGAATGGATGAATCCAcacggatggatggaagggGTCgacaaattctgttttttgagtggtggtggtggtgggagcgCGCGTAATTCAAACGATTCAAACGCCAGcagggggtgggggggggggggtttaagCGCGCACAAAAAGTTCCTTCCGGATCTCTACAAATGTACtcaaaacgagagagagagagagatgccatggatggatggagcagacgcattttttacacatttttgtACTCTACTATTTCCACCCGGGTAACTTGCTTATGCTATCCcccctttatttatttgtgtgtgtgttattgcCATATTCACGGTGGCGTGGTTTCTcccttttcattaaaataagaTGCGTGCATGACTTTGGCGTGCGGGTCTCATCTCGTGGCTCCGTCCGTGAGCGACTCCCGTGGGAGGatggaaagaaacaagaaagaaacgaaagggTTGAGGGAGATATTCTCAACACAGACAAGTCGGGAGTAGAGcagagagacagacagaccGATTAGCTAATAatgcaagaaaagaaaatttaaaaaaatggcggccaaactttgaagaaataaaattcaaaatctgaAAAACGAATGACACAATTTCATGTCGACATTGATGACTAGAAATGTTGGAAGAAAAACCCAATCAGGTGGAAATACACGTCATTTTATATACAGCAGATTGGATGGGGAAATGCCAACAAGGATTAACATCGTCCGAGTGAAGATACAACACGCGAGCGGCTGGACTGCTGGACGTGAAActcaaaaaagtaaagaaaaacggaTGGGGGGGATTCGCGCCGGGCGAAAATGATGGCCCAATAACCTTTTCAAAATGCAAACGATACACACTACGTATACACTTGCCAGACTCTATATGACATCAGGTTTCTCCCGTCACACAAAATCGCATGAAATAATAACAGCCGGAAACAtttgaaactaaaaatgtttgtcgcttattattttgtgtttagATTTCGCCAATATGGAAATTGGTGATACCCATCTGACACCGTTCAGCCACATGAAATTCGCACActcacacacatacacacttgAATTATGTACATGACGTCACCGTcgtgggctttttttttgttgtctaaCCCCATAGTCAGCGCATTTGCCCATATATAATCCCACGTTGGATTCTTtgtttccattcttttcttatacTTTCCCATCCaccgaaagaataaaaaataaaataaaataaaataaagagaaacgGGACTGAAgataatagagagagaaaggaaacaCGCGAAGAGGGGATTAACACGATCTATCCGGTTTTCTGCTactctcttttgtttgattcctccacgcaattctttttttcatccatccatccggcgCGGATGCGGCTGTTTCTctccctcttttctctcgacaggagaaaaaagaaaaagaagcttttcttcttctacttctgcTGCCGATGCTGtttcttttgggggggaggagggtGTTGTTGTCATGGTAATGAGGGAAGACTAGAAGAAGAGTTTGCCGACAGACGAAGAAAGGacaagcagaagaagaagtagtcGACCATTCATCCAGATGCTGGATGCGTCGGCAAAGTGAGGATTTCGGTTGGCTGTTTCGCACGACACACAAGACAAACAACAAGAATTCAAATTAGTCTGCATCGctcaaaaagagagaaaaacaactctTGACTTGATCTCGTGTTAAATTAACGTCTCCCTTATTCtatcccccctttttcctatttaaattgaaaacaaaaaatggtgaTGGAATAAGCTGACGAGAGGGGCAAACGATCCGATTCAGTTCACGTCTTGTCTACTCTCCAGTCGTATCGATCTATCGTTTTCCGTTCATTGTTTTCGGGTCCGTGTTGTAGGGAAAtgagacaaacaaacaagtcaGTCACTCTGGTGACAATGGCGACAACAATAAACGACACACGCCAGCAGACGTTGGCGAGTATACGGGGCCGGCATGCAAACTCACTAGACGCATTAGAGTTGATACGATAGTCTAGTCTAGCACAGtcttgtttctcttattcaaagtgagagagagagagactgaaattttctttttctatttgccaaggagaatttctttcttcttctgtccgCCCAGCAAATGCACCGATCGATAGTTAATATTGCTTGTAGGTACCTACCCTAGCCGCCAGTCAGTAGTAGCCAAAAATTTTTGTCGAGAGCTTCTCTCCTATCCAccaaatacacacacataaacaTTCCTTTTCTATGTTTCCCTATATCCCCCCCATTCTTTTTCCAACCCTATAGAGAGGCAACTGTCTTGGGTTTATATACTGGGTGgtcatcattttcttgttggcTCCACTATTTCAAAAGTAACAAACAACCAGCAGAGCTAGAGGAAActcaatagaaaataaaaaaagaccaaCGAAAGACTTTGCTGCCTGCCGATCGTCGTGAATGCGCTTTGctgtggagagagagaatgttTGATCAAACAACACACGGATTCATCGATCGCCGAGtgtgctgggctgggctgggcccCGCCGTGTGTTGGGTGCCCCGTTGGCGGTTATTTGTGAGGGGAAAATAACGGGCGACgctggaatgaaaaaaagtcgaccggcgcacacacacaatggcaGTTGGTGGGGTCAATTCCGTACGGAGCCTTACGCGAATATTCGTACACAATAGGTACAAAAGTACCGCGAGTCAACTTGCGATGTGTAGACCTAGCGGGGATGGAGCTATTATTCGCTGTGTGCTAGAGGGCGGGCAAATGTCTAGgcgtttgaagaaaaaaaaaagtcccaaaattttcaatttccaaaaCTTTTACCTGAACttatactgctgctgctactgctgctgctccggaTAGGCGCCGGACctgtataaaagaaattttaaaaatgaaaatgacaatCATATTGCAGCCGTCATAAAATGCAATGGGAGaaacatttacaaaaatccaatcacacacaaaaaataaaattcaaaagaaccgCCGGCAATAACTCCCAGACGTCTGACACTCCCCGCGAagtgaataattttcaatttgtcaTTCAAATGAGAAACTAtgagtggggggaaaaagacgTTGAGGATGTTgacatttaaaattgaaaacgacGGCGAGTGCAGTGGTGCAGTTTTTAAAACGAACcctggcagcagcagtagtagtttctcctttgctctttttcttccttcaaaagttttctctctttctttagGTTACAGCAAACACACAGgcacacaagaaaataaaaagagggaagaagaaatctcCTTTTGGGTTGAATTAATGATCAAAAGAGGTTGTGCTTCACGGTCCGATCTCTCCACGGTAAGTGATATAGCTTGAATGGCTGCTCAGAGGATGATGGAAGCGCACATCAAATGGCTCTcttcataaaataataataaaataaaaaaagaagaatctcgACAAAGAATAGGAACGGCCTCCCTTTCaccatttccccccttttaccTCGGTCGCCATTCCCCatcttcatttcttctctCCCACCATTTTATGAAGTATCAAAAGTCTCAATCAAAGAATGGGCTTGAATAAATcggaataatcaaaaatccaccTCACCACCACaaagaataataattgttATCATTTTGATCGATCGACGTGTGGTTTCATTTGTTCGTGAAAAACAATGACACCGGGATAGaaacttttgatttgtctttctttcttatagagagaaatttttggtttcaagCCCAGACCACGCCCAGCCTAGCCTTGTGCGTGTGTGAACCAGCAGCCaaggcaactttttttttgggttgttgtcgAATATATCGGAAATGTCTGTGAATAGGTTGTTGATATCGATCCAATTTTGTTCAAGAATTTGATAAAGAAACCGCGACAGAAAGGGCTTCGATTTAGTTTTGGGAGCCAATCTTCCCAAAAAACTTTGAATCTTTtccggccattttttttttcacaaacgaacgaacgaacgaaaaaaacggGTCGCAAAGTGAACGTCGTCGGGATTCAATCAAGTCCCTCCCCTTTTTCTGACAGGGTGGATGAGGGGTGATTCATTTAGGACGGGCGggaaatattcaattttttcaaattacccAAATTTCTACGAACTGCAGTTGGCCTTTTTTACTTCTCTCTTCGTTTATTCTGCGGCGGGCAAAACGGTTAAAAGGAGATTAGAATCCcggtgaaaaaaaatcgaccacCAGAAATGCACAGCGCGTATTGGATTTTGGTTTCgggggaataataataaataaaaaaaaggaaaatggataAGTAAATACGGCCGGAATCGATCAACGTTTACGGAATAGGCATCCAGCACTTTACTCGACCCACTAACCAAAAAATGtcgatggaaagaaaattgaataataagaaaataaaacgagaCCTGGATAGTAAATGAGTCTCCGAGCGATTTGATACTGCGTGGCCGGAATGGACAAGACGCACTCGAAAATCGTCTCCTGGCGGAGTGAGCGGTCGTGGACGACCCGGTAGAGTGTCACGTCGTAGAGTCCGCGTCGATTCACCACTTCGGCAGGCATTCCGTCCATCTCCACCCTGGATAGATACAAAAATTTACCCGaccaaaatcaaatcagttACTCCAGGCTTTTGAATTATTCACAcacaatcaaataataatagaaaataaaaaccacccCAAAACTTTTcaatatcttttctcttttgatcgTTCGATGGATGGCGGACTAGATAAGTCTCCTCCGGCCCGGGAACTAACTCTTTTGTCGATGACTCGAGACCCACCCACCCCGTCGATATCCATCCACTTTTTAGCTCAAGGGGGGAGCGAGCTTGCTCCAGCAATTCCTCCATCCGCACTTTTTATAGATTGGACGTCGGACCGAACCCTACAGCCGCCTAAATAGAGGTGGTGCAAAAGAGGCCAGCAAACGAGTTTATTACGCCAGAGTAGACATCAATCCAGAGGCTAGGAGAAGAACGGAGATGGGATTTCGTCACCTgggccaacacacacacacagacactgCCGGCGGCAGCAGTTGCGCCACTTTTACTCTCGGCGACGCAAAAAAATCCATCACGATGCAGACTAAAAATATCGACAGATCCCATCAGCCCCGAGTGCGGAAGCAATAACAGGTATTATTAACCATCGGCAGCATCTCTCCAGGTGGGAGAATGTTTCGGGTGTGGGGTCTTCGGTTTCctcaaatataataaatatcgCCAATCGGATAGATGGAAGACTGGTGGCGAGCCTTGTGTATAATGGCGGAAGGACATCCGCACACACAGAaagtgtcttttttatttctagagAGAAAGTTCGATtaatcaaaaaaggaaaaaagacaaagtcTTGAGGAAACGACCCAGCGAGCTCCTTAATAACaatagaggaagaagaaaaaaataattttggggAGGCGACGTTAAAAATAGGAGAAATAAACCGCGGCCAGCAAAgcaccacacacacagacacaccaCCCTCTCCGAAAGACAGTCAAAGAGTTAAGTAAGATGAATCGGAGTTGGCCCATCATCGCCAGCGGTGCCCCCCGCAGATAGAATAGAAGCGAGCGACGGGGCCAACGTGGACGACGACCAAAACGACAAGTGATGGACGATCTATCGCCTAAAAACCCCaccccagaaagaaaaaaccaaaccgACCCAATACCCCCCCACCCTATCCATATGGGTGGTGATCCGTCCACGCCCAAAAGATCGATTCCATCCATATCTTCCGcacaaaaagaacaacaagggAGGGAAGAAGCAATCATAATCAAAGACATTATTGTCATcattctgatgatgatgatggcagcAGAGAGTTACGTCATATTGAGGTATAAACTCATTATTCAAAATCGAACGTACCCTGGACGGTCTCCACGGTAGAGCTGAAGTTTGGGCCTGGGCGAAATTCCTTCGACTCGGCATGTGACATTGACAGCGTCAAACGACATTTTCTGGTGCCATATTTCCAGATTCCGGGCCGGAgctgatgaaaaaataaaaaataattaattgttatttagTCTCATTAGTTTAATTATCCAATAAATTACACAAGACTTATCGGAAAAACGGACTaatggaaatggaaattcCACGACGCAGAataacccacaaaaaaaaaaaaagttgcgcaTTTCCAACAAAATCCAGCAcatcgatgatgatgatgatgttgggAGCCCCAGGGcaaaggcagcagcagtaaaagaagatgatggacGATATACTGGGTGGATCTGTCCTTGCCATCtgttttcctcattttttccctttttcttctttccgtgtctcatttctcttctacaaattcttttatcatttccttatccttttttttttcttttcgtacaTTTTGGCTTATCCCTGCAATACTTTGTCATCCGGCGGAATATGTGTGCAATaacttgattcatttcaatcTGAAACTCTTCCCCGTGCTAACACaataaaaccaaattgaaaacattatcCCGTCAAAGAAATAACAAGATGTTGGGTTACACGtaggagaaaataataaaatcaaatgatgaaCGGTCCGGCCTCCTAGTAGTCCTACGGCCGGAAGAGTCGGTGAATCACCCGCCCTCTACAATGCATATAGAAATCCTCTACTCCCATTTTCGGATTCATCTTTCATACTaccagttttttcttcaatatctCTACTTGAATACTCTTTCAAACTCTCTACACCACGCCCCCCCTACCGTAGAAGCCGAGATGGcgacacacacatagagaCTATGTAGATATGTGGAAGTGAGCCAATATTTTTCATCCGgacggagaaagagagacggtCCTCAACCATTTCGTGTCAAAGGAAAGCCAACAGCTGCTACGCCCTACATCTCTCATCTATAAAGCTCCCGAGAGAGGCTACCGCCGTTTTACACAGTCTGGGGGCTTTCGCAGTTAGATGGATGATGCTCGGGGAGTTTGCTCCCCCCTTAATAGTTTACATCTATACCATccagggctgctgctgcatcattTGTGCAGTGTGtatctgatgatgatgattactcaaaaaaaaaagagtatcGTCTACTACCCCAAATACCAAAATGGCGCATCAAACTattaagaataaaatgatgTAAAAGTAGTTTTAGTTTTACTGTAGACGATCATGGTGCGGGCGGCGACGGCCTCCTCTTCGACGGTGGCGACTTTGCAGCGATAAACGCCACTCAGCTCGTAAGTAGGCTTGAGGATTTCGAGTGCCCTGTGCCGCTTGTGCGGATCGTTGGAGGCCCGGTAGTCGAGATTGAGCCGGCCCTTGAGCACGCCGAGATCCTGCGGCCTTTTCCCCGGAATCCACTGGTAGACGGGACTGGAACCGTTCTGGAAGTACCACTGGACCACCAGCTCCGATTTCTTGTCGGCCGAGCGCAGGACGTAGTCGCAGTCGAGGATGACGGACGTGGCCGACCCGTCTTCCACCACCGACGGCACACGCATTTCCACAATTTGGAGCATCGGACCCGAATCCGTCACGCCGCTGACACTCCCACAAACCGCTGGAACATTACCtggaacaaaatttaaaaatataagacAAGTCAACAACACACGATATCCTGCcgttttcaacaacaacaacaacgtcacgAGAAATATGACAATACACCGGAGAGAGAATATGGCGCCAATGTCTTCCAAACTTTTTCCAAGGTGTACGTATGTACCAGAAAGTTCCAGGAAATTTACACGGACCccaaggagagagaaagaactatttccctttttctttt
The sequence above is a segment of the Daphnia pulex isolate KAP4 chromosome 11, ASM2113471v1 genome. Coding sequences within it:
- the LOC124207215 gene encoding uncharacterized protein LOC124207215 isoform X1, giving the protein MLDGILWIRCIRHRQRSAVYHRPTGLNMSPLVFVLLFFTVTGNVPAVCGSVSGVTDSGPMLQIVEMRVPSVVEDGSATSVILDCDYVLRSADKKSELVVQWYFQNGSSPVYQWIPGKRPQDLGVLKGRLNLDYRASNDPHKRHRALEILKPTYELSGVYRCKVATVEEEAVAARTMIVYTPARNLEIWHQKMSFDAVNVTCRVEGISPRPKLQLYRGDRPGVEMDGMPAEVVNRRGLYDVTLYRVVHDRSLRQETIFECVLSIPATQYQIARRLIYYPGPAPIRSSSSSSSSISSGRNPIKKNPPDCSTYTTAGNCAYTHSPRRRHSGLKQNKSTSQFNNKRNQTEKCRHILPAAGRIVCLEGLPGRRDFDWRRPPVSTQHICDRRCL
- the LOC124207215 gene encoding uncharacterized protein LOC124207215 isoform X2, with product MLDGILWIRCIRHRQRSAVYHRPTGLNMSPLVFVLLFFTVTGNVPAVCGSVSGVTDSGPMLQIVEMRVPSVVEDGSATSVILDCDYVLRSADKKSELVVQWYFQNGSSPVYQWIPGKRPQDLGVLKGRLNLDYRASNDPHKRHRALEILKPTYELSGVYRCKVATVEEEAVAARTMIVYTPARNLEIWHQKMSFDAVNVTCRVEGISPRPKLQLYRGDRPGVEMDGMPAEVVNRRGLYDVTLYRVVHDRSLRQETIFECVLSIPATQYQIARRLIYYPGPAPIRSSSSSSSSISSANRNPHFADASSIWMNGRLLLLLLVLSSSVGKLFF